The following proteins come from a genomic window of Burkholderia sp. PAMC 26561:
- a CDS encoding (2Fe-2S)-binding protein produces MTVDLAPLGDEHGRQFNVVLTINGAEHRLANLDAHTCLLDALRDYLHLTGTKKGCGLGGCGACTVLIDGRRMNSCLTLAVMNQRKAITTIEGLSKDGVLHPLQKAFIAHDGFQCGYCTPGQIMSGVACIAEGHAVCASEIREWMSGNICRCGAYTNVVAAIHQSACGEAS; encoded by the coding sequence ATGACGGTCGACCTGGCCCCTTTGGGCGACGAACACGGGCGGCAGTTCAACGTCGTACTTACGATCAATGGAGCCGAACACCGCCTGGCCAATCTCGATGCGCACACCTGCCTGCTCGACGCGTTGCGCGATTACCTTCATTTGACGGGGACAAAAAAGGGTTGTGGGCTGGGAGGGTGTGGAGCGTGCACGGTGTTGATCGATGGGCGCCGGATGAATTCCTGCCTGACGCTCGCGGTCATGAATCAACGCAAAGCGATCACCACGATAGAGGGCTTGTCGAAGGACGGCGTGCTTCACCCGCTGCAGAAAGCATTTATTGCCCATGACGGGTTCCAATGTGGCTATTGCACTCCGGGGCAGATCATGAGCGGCGTCGCCTGCATAGCGGAAGGCCATGCCGTATGCGCCAGCGAAATTCGCGAATGGATGAGCGGCAATATCTGCCGCTGTGGCGCGTACACAAACGTCGTTGCAGCGATCCACCAGTCTGCGTGTGGGGAGGCCAGCTGA
- a CDS encoding alpha/beta hydrolase encodes MSKSFAPWSTARSRTVSRGHFWIAGERIGVGENTYQRGPMYVEWEAPERVTRQWPIVLVHGGGFQGVEWLDTPDGRPGWAQRLVEAGYVTLVVDRPGHGRSPLHTDVIGPMGPPFSYEGGRQIYFPADPSGKHTQWPFAPDDEAAMDQFIAGYGPLPADLAMSENMDADRLARLLDRIGPAILLTHSASGPSGWLTADRRPRLVKAIVSIEPMGPPFADIPHIGLLRWGLTAAPLTFDPPQTTPEAVRQADPAALRLAHLADLPIAVVTGDTSSFAPASTPIVAALKAGGAAAELLHLPDYGVTGNGHGLIYEKNSDAALQPVLDWLARHAENSSARGDNV; translated from the coding sequence ATGAGCAAGTCATTTGCCCCTTGGTCAACCGCCCGTTCGCGCACCGTCTCGCGCGGCCACTTCTGGATCGCGGGAGAACGTATTGGGGTCGGCGAGAACACGTATCAGCGCGGACCGATGTATGTGGAATGGGAAGCGCCCGAACGGGTCACCCGGCAATGGCCGATCGTCCTCGTGCATGGCGGCGGATTCCAAGGCGTCGAATGGCTCGATACACCGGACGGCCGTCCAGGGTGGGCGCAGCGGCTGGTCGAAGCGGGGTATGTCACGCTGGTTGTTGACCGTCCCGGACATGGCCGCTCGCCGCTTCATACCGATGTCATCGGACCCATGGGGCCACCATTTTCTTATGAGGGTGGGCGCCAGATCTATTTTCCGGCGGACCCCTCGGGTAAGCATACGCAATGGCCCTTTGCCCCCGACGATGAAGCCGCGATGGACCAGTTCATCGCGGGCTACGGGCCTTTGCCTGCCGACCTTGCGATGTCTGAAAACATGGATGCAGACCGGCTGGCCCGCCTGCTTGACCGGATCGGACCGGCCATTCTCCTGACCCATTCGGCGTCGGGACCGAGTGGCTGGCTGACGGCCGATCGTCGCCCGCGCCTGGTCAAGGCCATAGTCAGTATCGAACCGATGGGCCCCCCTTTCGCTGATATTCCCCATATCGGTCTTCTGCGCTGGGGATTGACTGCCGCGCCGCTCACATTCGATCCGCCGCAAACAACACCTGAGGCCGTCCGCCAGGCCGACCCGGCTGCACTGCGCCTTGCGCATCTGGCCGACTTGCCTATTGCGGTGGTGACGGGAGACACCTCTTCTTTTGCGCCCGCCAGCACGCCAATTGTTGCCGCGCTCAAAGCGGGAGGCGCAGCGGCAGAACTGCTTCATTTGCCTGACTATGGCGTGACTGGAAATGGTCATGGTCTGATCTACGAAAAGAATTCAGATGCGGCACTGCAGCCCGTACTCGACTGGCTGGCGCGTCACGCCGAAAATTCGTCCGCGCGAGGGGATAACGTATGA
- a CDS encoding EthD family reductase: MEKIATGATHDDPTVTFYVIYTGGPDARFDRNWYVDHHLPLVMKSWSKYGLESVAALFRSGEQNGTQVICECNFRDMAAVHAAFDSPEAAAVMADVIHFTELMPQRLRVVPI; encoded by the coding sequence ATGGAAAAAATTGCGACAGGCGCAACGCATGATGACCCGACGGTTACCTTCTACGTAATTTATACGGGTGGCCCGGATGCGCGGTTTGATCGTAACTGGTACGTCGATCACCACTTGCCACTCGTAATGAAGAGCTGGTCGAAATACGGACTGGAAAGTGTTGCTGCGCTGTTTCGGAGCGGTGAGCAGAACGGAACACAGGTGATTTGCGAATGCAATTTCCGGGATATGGCCGCCGTTCACGCTGCATTCGACTCGCCGGAAGCGGCTGCCGTCATGGCCGACGTCATCCATTTCACTGAACTGATGCCTCAGCGTTTGCGCGTCGTTCCGATTTAA
- a CDS encoding oxidoreductase, producing the protein MTKTWLITGCSSGFGRVLADSVLARGDNLVATARNGDSLAPLKARYGTKVRAVALDVTKTGDAAAAVAVAEEEFGGLDVLVNNAGFGFIGAVEEATPEEYRPMFETNVFGLIETTRAALPALRHRGNGRIVNLSSGAGIAGFAANGYYCASKFAVEGLSEALAEEVTSFGIRVIIVEPGPFRTDFLGRSMNGPKNHIDAYKEIVGPFRSYRDSNDGRQAGDPVKGVAVILKAVDAKDPPLHLPLGERAYEIARKKLAAFQRDMDAWEADALATGHS; encoded by the coding sequence ATGACAAAAACATGGCTTATTACCGGCTGCTCAAGTGGATTCGGCCGGGTGCTCGCGGACTCGGTGCTTGCGAGGGGCGATAACCTGGTTGCAACGGCGCGTAACGGCGACTCTCTTGCACCCCTGAAAGCGCGCTATGGGACGAAAGTCCGTGCCGTCGCGCTCGACGTAACCAAAACCGGGGACGCTGCCGCAGCGGTAGCTGTTGCTGAAGAAGAATTCGGCGGGCTTGATGTTCTTGTCAATAACGCAGGATTCGGCTTTATCGGAGCCGTCGAAGAAGCGACGCCCGAAGAGTATCGCCCCATGTTCGAGACCAATGTCTTCGGTTTGATCGAAACCACACGCGCCGCGCTCCCCGCATTGCGTCACAGGGGTAACGGCCGAATCGTCAATCTATCCTCCGGGGCCGGAATTGCCGGATTTGCGGCAAATGGCTATTACTGCGCGAGCAAATTTGCCGTTGAGGGCCTTTCCGAGGCGCTTGCCGAAGAAGTGACGTCGTTCGGCATTCGAGTCATCATTGTCGAGCCGGGTCCTTTCCGGACAGACTTCCTTGGACGCTCGATGAATGGTCCCAAAAACCACATCGACGCTTATAAGGAGATCGTGGGTCCGTTCCGCTCTTATCGTGATTCCAACGATGGAAGACAGGCGGGCGACCCCGTGAAAGGAGTGGCAGTGATCTTGAAAGCAGTCGACGCAAAAGATCCTCCACTCCATCTGCCTCTCGGCGAACGCGCCTACGAGATTGCTCGCAAAAAGCTGGCGGCGTTTCAGCGCGACATGGATGCGTGGGAGGCGGATGCGTTGGCGACCGGCCACTCATAG
- a CDS encoding LysR family transcriptional regulator yields the protein MEWSDVRIFLAVSRLGTLGAAARALRLSHPTIGRRLRALEESTGQVLFQRTADGFVLTEEGTAIVPLAEQMEEGALGMERRLAGEQQRLEGTLRVSSADWFGAYVLPPVIAEYSGEYPLVEIEVLTGTRLFNLSQREADVAFRIVPFEGPDIVQRQLNPMRYGVYVSIASPDPVEGDGAGNRLIVMDTSTGTFPDIDWLRNRFPNASVVLQSNNRNVQAQMCGSGLGIAVLPRPVGDKNSTIRRLDLSEHPPDREIWMGYHRDLRRLHRLRAFVVLAIKHLAS from the coding sequence ATGGAGTGGAGTGATGTCAGAATCTTCCTCGCAGTCTCGCGCTTAGGAACGCTCGGTGCCGCCGCGCGTGCGCTGCGTCTCAGTCATCCGACCATTGGAAGGCGGCTTCGTGCACTTGAAGAGTCCACGGGACAGGTGCTCTTTCAGCGAACAGCAGATGGCTTCGTTTTGACTGAGGAGGGCACCGCTATCGTGCCGCTCGCCGAGCAAATGGAAGAAGGTGCGCTCGGCATGGAGCGTCGTTTGGCCGGTGAGCAGCAGAGGCTGGAAGGAACACTCAGGGTATCCTCGGCCGATTGGTTTGGCGCCTACGTCCTGCCGCCCGTGATCGCCGAATATTCGGGAGAGTATCCCCTCGTTGAGATCGAGGTCCTGACGGGAACGCGACTGTTCAATCTGTCGCAGCGTGAAGCAGACGTCGCTTTCCGCATTGTTCCATTCGAAGGGCCGGATATCGTGCAAAGACAGTTGAACCCGATGCGTTACGGAGTCTACGTATCGATTGCGAGCCCCGATCCCGTGGAAGGCGACGGTGCGGGTAACCGTCTGATCGTGATGGATACATCGACCGGCACATTTCCGGACATCGATTGGCTAAGAAATCGCTTCCCGAATGCCAGCGTCGTATTGCAGTCGAATAATCGCAATGTTCAGGCGCAAATGTGCGGTAGCGGGCTAGGTATCGCTGTGTTGCCGCGACCGGTCGGAGACAAGAACAGCACTATTCGACGACTCGATTTGAGCGAACATCCACCCGATCGGGAAATCTGGATGGGCTACCATCGCGATCTGAGGCGGCTACATCGTCTCCGCGCGTTCGTAGTGCTGGCAATAAAACACCTGGCCAGTTAG
- a CDS encoding TetR/AcrR family transcriptional regulator, translating into MLSDRRSRKRLATRQGISNAATRLFLERGFDDVTVDEIAAAADVGRMTVFNHFPRKEDMFFDRDEEAREVLREALRQRDPGVAPIEAYRLLAHRLIAERHPAVEFSVRSQGFIATIERSETLKARARGIRDEIAHVVTAALAECVGREAEDSDAYFAANVLLATWTAAFIQGHRTFRQSRDSVAANAAFLAIVNKGAIGLKAAMAGSPYG; encoded by the coding sequence ATGCTCTCTGATCGCCGATCGCGTAAGCGCCTCGCCACGCGGCAAGGTATCTCCAATGCCGCTACGCGCCTCTTCCTGGAGCGGGGCTTCGATGATGTGACGGTGGATGAGATCGCGGCAGCGGCCGACGTCGGGCGAATGACCGTGTTCAACCACTTCCCCCGCAAGGAAGACATGTTCTTCGATCGTGACGAAGAGGCGCGCGAGGTATTGCGAGAAGCCCTTCGGCAGCGCGACCCCGGCGTCGCGCCGATCGAAGCGTACCGACTGCTCGCGCATCGGCTGATCGCCGAACGACATCCCGCCGTTGAATTTTCCGTGCGAAGCCAAGGCTTCATCGCGACGATCGAGCGCAGCGAAACCCTCAAGGCCCGCGCCAGAGGAATACGCGACGAGATCGCACATGTCGTCACGGCGGCGCTGGCTGAATGCGTAGGGCGCGAAGCCGAAGATTCCGACGCTTACTTCGCGGCCAATGTGCTGCTGGCAACGTGGACCGCCGCCTTCATACAGGGACACCGAACCTTTCGACAGAGCCGAGACTCAGTGGCAGCAAATGCCGCCTTTCTTGCGATTGTCAACAAGGGCGCCATCGGCCTGAAAGCTGCAATGGCAGGCTCGCCTTACGGTTGA
- a CDS encoding TCR/Tet family MFS transporter — protein sequence MNKPLVVIYTAICLDAVGIGLIFPILPRLIEDVTHAGNVAPYLGVLTALYAAMQFVFAPVLGALSDRLGRRPVLLISLAGAAINYLVMAVAPYLWLLFVGRSIAGLTSANISVATAYITDVSPEDTRARRFGLFNAMFGIGFIVGPVLGGVLGDYWLRLPFIAAAVLNAGNLLLALFVLPESRTPSRKKIDLAALNPLRPLRWVFSMKALIPVVATFFVLSATGEVYGVCWALWGNDVFRWNGLWIGLSLGAFGVCQSLAQAFLPGPAVKLLGERRTVLTGIAGACVALIVMAFATQGWMVFAIMPVFALAGIGTPALQSLSTRLVDDSRQGQLQGVLASAVSLASIVGPLVFSTFYFVVREHWPGAIWLSAVVVNALAIPLVLGLGFQTERKTA from the coding sequence GTGAACAAGCCCCTGGTTGTGATCTACACCGCCATTTGTCTCGATGCGGTCGGGATCGGCTTAATCTTTCCCATCCTGCCGCGGCTGATCGAGGACGTGACCCATGCCGGCAACGTTGCGCCCTATCTCGGCGTCCTGACCGCGCTCTACGCAGCCATGCAATTTGTCTTCGCACCGGTGCTCGGCGCATTGAGCGATCGGCTCGGTCGCCGCCCAGTGCTACTGATCTCTCTCGCCGGGGCGGCCATCAATTACTTGGTGATGGCAGTTGCGCCGTACCTCTGGCTGCTGTTTGTCGGCCGCTCCATCGCCGGACTGACCAGCGCCAATATCTCCGTTGCAACCGCCTACATCACCGACGTTTCGCCGGAAGATACACGCGCGCGGCGCTTCGGCCTGTTCAATGCCATGTTCGGCATTGGCTTCATCGTTGGCCCGGTCCTCGGCGGCGTTCTCGGCGACTACTGGCTTAGGCTCCCGTTCATCGCCGCTGCGGTGCTGAACGCGGGCAATCTGTTGCTCGCGCTATTCGTTCTTCCGGAGTCACGCACGCCAAGCCGCAAGAAGATCGACCTCGCCGCGCTTAATCCGCTGCGCCCATTGCGATGGGTGTTCTCGATGAAGGCCTTGATCCCTGTCGTTGCCACCTTTTTCGTCTTAAGCGCCACGGGCGAAGTGTACGGCGTCTGCTGGGCGCTCTGGGGCAATGACGTGTTCCGGTGGAACGGCCTCTGGATCGGTCTGTCGTTGGGGGCCTTCGGTGTCTGCCAGTCGCTGGCGCAGGCCTTTCTGCCCGGCCCCGCCGTCAAGCTGCTTGGAGAGCGCCGGACCGTGCTGACCGGAATCGCTGGAGCCTGCGTCGCGCTGATCGTCATGGCTTTCGCCACGCAAGGCTGGATGGTCTTCGCGATCATGCCGGTCTTTGCCCTCGCGGGCATCGGAACTCCAGCACTGCAGTCCCTTTCTACGCGCCTCGTCGACGACAGCCGGCAGGGCCAGTTGCAGGGAGTCCTGGCGTCGGCCGTCAGCCTTGCATCAATCGTCGGGCCGCTCGTGTTCTCGACCTTCTACTTCGTCGTTCGCGAACACTGGCCGGGGGCGATCTGGCTCTCGGCGGTGGTCGTCAACGCGCTCGCTATCCCCCTCGTGCTCGGCTTGGGGTTTCAAACCGAAAGGAAAACCGCATGA
- a CDS encoding NADP-dependent oxidoreductase, with protein sequence MKAAQFSEYGGPEVVQVVNVDEPHAGPGQVRIAVRAAGVNPSDWKRRDGQYRAFEEVTFPSGFGVEASGVVDEVGPGVSNVAIGDAVFGFGENTMAQYAVLTHWAQKPEDLSFDVAAGLPVIVDTATRALDEVGVKAGQTLLVSGAAGGIGSAVLQLARLRGINVIGTASAPKHDYLRDLGAIPTTYGSGLAERVRTLAPQGVGAALDLVGSGVIPELIEIVGDPSHVLSVADFSAEQYGAKFSHGPPKDPEKIFADVAQLCSEGLFRLRVEQTYPLEQTAEAQEVSAKGRVTGKLIIFIDG encoded by the coding sequence ATGAAAGCAGCTCAGTTCAGTGAATATGGAGGCCCGGAGGTCGTTCAGGTTGTCAACGTCGATGAGCCGCACGCCGGTCCCGGGCAAGTCCGGATCGCGGTCCGGGCTGCCGGGGTAAATCCCTCGGACTGGAAACGTCGGGACGGACAATACCGCGCGTTCGAGGAGGTGACTTTTCCCTCGGGCTTTGGCGTCGAGGCGTCGGGCGTTGTGGATGAGGTCGGGCCGGGTGTTTCCAACGTCGCGATCGGAGACGCCGTCTTCGGCTTCGGCGAGAACACGATGGCGCAATATGCGGTTCTCACGCATTGGGCTCAAAAGCCAGAAGATCTGTCGTTCGACGTGGCGGCCGGGCTTCCGGTGATCGTCGACACGGCGACGCGCGCCCTCGATGAAGTTGGCGTGAAAGCCGGTCAAACGCTGCTTGTCAGCGGCGCCGCGGGCGGAATTGGTTCGGCCGTTCTCCAGCTCGCGCGCCTGCGCGGGATCAACGTCATTGGTACGGCGAGCGCGCCGAAGCATGACTATCTGCGCGACCTCGGCGCCATCCCCACGACCTACGGATCAGGACTGGCGGAACGTGTCAGGACGCTTGCGCCGCAGGGCGTCGGCGCCGCCCTCGATCTCGTCGGTTCGGGGGTTATCCCGGAATTGATCGAGATCGTCGGCGATCCTTCACATGTCCTCTCCGTCGCAGATTTCTCGGCCGAGCAATATGGCGCGAAGTTTTCTCATGGGCCTCCAAAGGACCCGGAAAAGATTTTCGCTGATGTGGCACAACTTTGTTCAGAGGGCCTTTTCCGCTTACGTGTGGAACAGACCTATCCGCTTGAGCAAACTGCGGAGGCGCAAGAAGTCAGTGCCAAAGGGCGGGTTACAGGCAAGCTCATTATTTTCATCGACGGCTAG
- the corA gene encoding magnesium/cobalt transporter CorA: MAMVVNSVAYRAGKRLSDVTIDDISEVVKEPDTFVWVGLWQPDDTFLRKIQEEFGLHDLAIEDALTAHQRPKIEVYGDSLFIVIKTAQLVDGEVQYGETHLFVGKNFLVTVRHGASSSYAAIRTRVEENPKLLSKGPGYALYSVLDFVVDNYRPIVSQFEEQFDALEADMFTSDFDQAAVEKLYDLRRHLLKLRNAAIPMDDICNQLIRFHEDTIPKDLRAYVRDVQDHAHQVITTTEDMREMLTNAMHVNLALVSVRQNEVVKRLAGWAAILAVPTLIFSMYGMNFEWMPELKTMWGYPVTLFVTVTGCATLYWRLKSAGWV; this comes from the coding sequence ATGGCCATGGTCGTCAACAGCGTTGCTTACCGAGCAGGTAAGCGTTTAAGCGACGTCACCATCGACGATATCAGTGAGGTTGTAAAAGAACCTGACACTTTCGTCTGGGTTGGCCTCTGGCAGCCTGATGACACTTTCTTGCGAAAGATTCAGGAAGAGTTTGGCTTGCATGACCTCGCAATCGAGGATGCACTCACCGCCCACCAGCGTCCCAAAATCGAGGTGTATGGCGATTCGCTTTTCATTGTCATCAAAACCGCACAATTGGTGGATGGTGAAGTGCAGTACGGCGAAACCCACCTTTTTGTGGGAAAGAATTTTCTCGTGACAGTCAGGCACGGCGCTTCTTCAAGCTACGCTGCTATTCGCACACGCGTCGAGGAAAATCCAAAGCTGCTTAGCAAGGGCCCCGGGTATGCGCTGTATTCCGTGCTTGATTTTGTCGTCGACAACTACCGCCCAATTGTCAGTCAGTTCGAAGAACAGTTCGATGCGCTCGAGGCGGACATGTTCACATCCGATTTCGACCAGGCGGCGGTTGAGAAATTGTATGACCTCCGGCGTCATCTACTTAAGTTACGCAATGCCGCCATTCCGATGGACGACATATGCAATCAACTGATTCGGTTCCACGAGGACACTATTCCAAAAGATTTGCGCGCCTACGTACGCGATGTCCAGGATCATGCGCATCAGGTAATCACCACGACTGAAGATATGCGCGAGATGCTGACAAACGCTATGCATGTCAACTTAGCCCTTGTGTCCGTCAGGCAGAACGAAGTGGTCAAGCGACTCGCGGGCTGGGCGGCAATACTTGCCGTGCCAACTTTGATATTTAGTATGTACGGGATGAATTTTGAATGGATGCCGGAGTTGAAAACTATGTGGGGTTACCCCGTGACCTTATTTGTCACGGTGACTGGTTGCGCTACCCTTTACTGGAGGCTCAAAAGTGCCGGTTGGGTGTGA
- a CDS encoding methyl-accepting chemotaxis protein produces MKPFSLQGNRGAGFIPEGGAKAHAKTTVKAAGRSGRSLSVGASLRVAFSLLLVGTLAIGVIALTQINRLNSSTDSIYREGYVANRAVEELRSAVLRASRSQKMLITATTAKERDELGTDIEHALADIGREQQDLQGYADPSGDQKRLASGVGAWSADLRAFVKLVKEQPLDLSQMNWQVGIQDVSLLVATGKLEKLVNVLIEQRGVAAKATIDSAASIYHASFVMVAALTLLLIVLAVSVSEWVVRRLAKQLGGEPVYAVEIASRIAAGDLSNQIALAKRDNTSLLHALSGMQHDLSTTVGEIAASAEAIASASNEISQGNVDLSQRTEQQAVALERTASSMEELTSTVRQNADNAKQASALAYNASEIAEKGGVVVGRVVATMEQINSSAKSIGDIIGVIEGIAFQTNILALNAAVEAARAGEEGRGFAVVAGEVRNLAQRSSAAAKEIKGLIHASVARVSDGSTFAHEAGATMEEVVKAVKRVTDIMEEISAASAEQSSGLEEINHAVTQMDAGTQQNAALVEQATAAAQSLDDQAHALKHLVGKFQLV; encoded by the coding sequence ATGAAACCGTTTTCGCTACAGGGTAATCGCGGCGCTGGCTTTATTCCCGAAGGGGGCGCCAAAGCCCACGCCAAGACTACAGTCAAGGCCGCCGGCAGGAGCGGCCGGTCGTTGTCCGTCGGGGCGTCGCTTCGTGTGGCGTTTTCGCTGCTGCTAGTCGGCACGCTCGCCATTGGCGTGATCGCGTTGACACAGATCAACCGCCTTAACAGTTCAACCGATTCGATTTATCGCGAGGGTTATGTCGCTAACCGTGCTGTCGAAGAACTACGCAGCGCCGTGCTGCGCGCGAGCCGCTCGCAAAAGATGCTGATTACGGCGACGACTGCGAAGGAACGCGACGAACTCGGCACCGACATCGAGCACGCGCTCGCCGATATCGGTCGGGAGCAACAGGACCTGCAAGGGTACGCAGACCCGTCGGGCGACCAGAAGCGTCTGGCGTCCGGCGTTGGGGCCTGGAGCGCCGATCTGCGGGCCTTTGTGAAGTTGGTGAAGGAACAGCCGCTCGATCTGTCGCAGATGAACTGGCAAGTGGGTATCCAGGACGTCTCGCTGCTGGTGGCGACGGGAAAACTCGAAAAGCTCGTCAATGTGCTCATCGAGCAACGTGGCGTCGCGGCGAAAGCGACCATCGATTCGGCGGCGTCCATCTATCACGCATCTTTTGTGATGGTGGCCGCGTTGACCCTGTTGCTGATCGTACTAGCGGTCTCGGTCAGCGAATGGGTCGTGCGGCGGCTTGCCAAACAACTTGGCGGCGAACCCGTCTACGCGGTGGAAATCGCGAGCCGGATCGCCGCAGGCGATCTGTCCAACCAAATTGCGCTCGCCAAACGCGATAACACTAGCTTGCTCCATGCGCTCTCGGGCATGCAGCATGATTTATCAACGACAGTCGGCGAAATCGCGGCCAGCGCGGAAGCGATCGCATCGGCGTCCAACGAAATCTCGCAGGGCAATGTGGATTTGTCGCAGCGCACGGAACAGCAGGCGGTCGCGCTTGAAAGGACGGCTTCGAGCATGGAGGAATTGACGTCCACCGTACGCCAAAACGCTGATAACGCGAAGCAGGCGAGCGCGCTGGCTTACAACGCATCGGAGATTGCGGAGAAGGGGGGCGTGGTGGTCGGACGAGTGGTGGCGACCATGGAGCAGATCAATTCGAGCGCGAAGAGCATTGGCGACATCATCGGGGTGATCGAAGGCATTGCATTCCAGACGAATATTCTTGCGCTCAACGCTGCCGTGGAGGCGGCACGGGCAGGTGAAGAGGGGCGTGGATTCGCGGTCGTCGCGGGGGAAGTGCGAAACCTCGCGCAACGTTCGTCGGCCGCGGCGAAGGAGATTAAGGGCTTGATCCATGCATCGGTCGCGCGTGTTTCCGATGGCTCGACCTTCGCTCACGAAGCTGGCGCGACTATGGAAGAAGTCGTGAAGGCGGTCAAGCGCGTGACGGACATCATGGAGGAAATTTCGGCGGCATCTGCGGAGCAGAGCAGCGGCCTTGAGGAAATCAATCACGCCGTTACGCAGATGGACGCGGGCACGCAGCAAAACGCGGCGCTGGTCGAGCAGGCGACTGCAGCGGCGCAGTCGCTCGACGACCAAGCCCATGCATTGAAACATCTGGTCGGAAAGTTTCAACTCGTTTGA
- the mntR gene encoding manganese-binding transcriptional regulator MntR: MRQFAPREKPLIDADRHSEAFRQTREASRMALVEDYVELIADLIDDGHEARQVDIAARLGVAQPTVAKMLARLSEKGLISRKPYRGVFLTDAGREVAHRSRVRHQIVEDFLRSLGVSAETARLDAEGIEHYVSAETLKAFRRAITKP; this comes from the coding sequence ATGCGTCAGTTTGCGCCGCGTGAGAAACCGCTGATTGACGCCGATAGGCATTCGGAAGCGTTCCGCCAGACGCGTGAGGCGAGTCGGATGGCTTTGGTCGAGGACTATGTCGAGCTGATAGCCGATTTAATCGATGACGGCCATGAGGCGCGGCAGGTTGACATCGCTGCGCGGCTCGGCGTAGCGCAGCCGACCGTCGCTAAGATGCTTGCCCGTTTGTCGGAGAAGGGTCTGATCTCTCGGAAGCCCTATCGAGGCGTTTTTCTGACCGATGCAGGTCGTGAGGTCGCGCACCGAAGCCGAGTGCGCCATCAGATCGTCGAGGACTTTCTTCGATCGCTAGGCGTGAGTGCGGAAACGGCTCGGCTCGATGCCGAAGGCATAGAGCATTATGTAAGCGCCGAGACACTCAAGGCATTCCGACGGGCGATAACGAAGCCGTGA